In Lolium rigidum isolate FL_2022 chromosome 3, APGP_CSIRO_Lrig_0.1, whole genome shotgun sequence, the genomic window CCAAGACGAGCATCCTGGAACGCTTTGTTGGTCTTCATTaaccaaaaaaaaatctaaaaaaacaaATATAAATACTTCCTCCGTTTCTAAAAAAGACGCTTTGTTGGTCTTCATTaaccaaaaaaaaatctaaaaaacaaATATAAATACTTCTTCCGTTTCTAAAAAAGGTGCTCAACCttttgtagatacggatgtacaATACCTATGACTACAAAAAGTTGAGCAGTGTTTTTGGGACGGAGCGAGTACGATACTCCTGTTCCGGTCGAATTTTGCATATTATTGTACTAGCCAACTTACTTTTCCATGTGGCTTATACCTTTTCATGTACAACATGCGAGATATCCTTCTAGTAATATCAACATAAGAGCCATATTAATTTAACATGGTTGTGCCCGTCGGCATATGTGTCTTTTAACTCACATTATTGAAGTGTTTTTACCCACAACCTCAATTACAGGATGGAGGGTTCACTGACCCCACATCTAGCACCCACCTCCTAAACCTATAGTACTATCTCGATTTAACCCACCTGATATATACATGTCTTTCTTTCATTACTCCCTTTGTTGAAAGTATAATGCGAGATGCGCTAAAACGAAGAAAGTCTATAACTCCTCATTAATTAATGCATGTGCGCACCAATATTATCACATGCATGAaagaagagagagaaaaaagaacaTGCATTGATGGAGAGAGGACAATAAATAAGAATGCCTTACAATCCCTAACAATCAAAAAAAAACTATATATCCTTATAACCTCAAACGGAGGGAGTTCATGTTCAAGCTACTTATTCTTCTTATGTAGTCCAAATTGCATGCTTTACACTACTATTTATTCTCGACTTAGAGATGCTGTCCATCGATCCATACAAGTACAAAAAAAGAGATGTCAAGAACTATGAATTGCTATCAAGCAAGTGGTGATGAGTTTTGTGAATGAAGGGCATCAGGAGAAATCATTTTAGCAAACCCTTCGTACCGGTAAGCTATTGACTCTAGACGTGACTAGCCACATGCTTGATGTCCGCCACATTCATTCGAGAATGCATGATGGTACACTTTGGACACACAACTTTGACATGGTTGCCATCGACCCATATGTCTAGGGCATGTCAaaggagagatgaagaagcttctTGTCATTGTCATGCCTCGACTCGCTCATCAAGGGCTCTTTGCGCTACCCAAAATTTTGAATGGACAATAAGTGACAAGCTTATGCCCAAAATCcaaaatagaaaatgtgaaaggTTTGTTTATACGATGAAAATTCCCAACTTggtgggggggagggggggcATTCAAAGATTTACAGCTAATAATTTGTTTTTTTAAATGGATGCCAAAGTTTTTcctcaatctattaattaagaagataaTTGGCCAATTCATTACGAAAACCAGTACAACAAGAGCACACGTGAACTACTCCCCTtacatgccacaaccaaccccaaACAGGACACATGCATCTCACAAAGCAAACCCCACTAAAAACACATTAACAAATACATCAGACACGACAACTCGGAAAATCGAGAACCATCCATCACGCAGCTGTGGATGCCTTCCTTGATGTGGCACTCTTCTTCCATTTGCTCTCAAGAGACTTCCCTTGCTTCTTAATTATACCCTTTGAAGCTTTTTTCATCAAGGTGCTAGCTATCTCCTCGCCAAAACAGGGGCAAGCCGGCTCTAAACTGATGAGTAAGTTGTAGATCTCTTAGAATTAGGTGCCAATACACACATGCCTATTTAACCTCATCACTCAAATACACCACATGTCCGATGGTCACAAGCGAGGAACTGACAGTAGCATCCAAACCTAAAAAGTCCACAAAAGACATGGGCGTGAGGAAAACAATATCACCCAGACTGTCCACGAAATCAAACAAATATTTAAGATTGCCAAACAAGGGATTAAACCCAACAAACTGGAAGGGCAATGGCACTCGCAGCCCCAACCCACTAGGGATTAAACCCAGATTTGACATGGTGTCTTATAGAaggtgaatttttttttttgtgggaGGTGACATCCCCACAGATAGCGAGGTGTTTGTGATGACTTTGTCGATCTGAAGATAAGATCAGTTTCTTGGACTAGGTTTCTTGGAGATGCTCATAGGAAAAGGTTGTCAGTATTAAGGTAGTATCTTTTTTGTCAGTAGTATTGTATCATAGAATCGTATCGTAGTATCATGATACTACAAATTTAGTTTAGGTATATTATTAATTTAATCTTTATTTTGAACTTTTAGTATAATCTATGTCTTCCATAGAGCCTAGTATATTCTATGTCTCCGGCGGTGGGAGTCCGGCAGCGATGGTGGGGGTGCAGTGTGTGagcgcgacgacgacggcaggtggGTGGCGGCGTCGGTGGGAGTGCGGGGTGCGAGAGCTAGGGATTTGGGGTTTCTGACTTAGCGGTTTCGGTCGCCGCGTGCAATATTTCCCATTTTCCCTCCCACGCGCCAATATTTCCCTCCCCGCGCCAATATTTCCCTCCCACACGCCAAATTCTGTACCGGCAGCTAAGGTGCCCTCTAGTGCACCTGTTCCGGCAGTTGACCCGCCATGACATGTGCTGACAGTTAATTGCCCCTATCCAAAACCTTTAGTGGCACTTTACCCGCCACAGTGATTCTATTCCGGCAGTAAACTTGTACCGGCAGTCAAATTGCCTCTTTAAGTCAACTTTTCCTGGCAGTTGTTTGCCTTCATGCTTGGTCCATCGTGTAGTGTAATGGGCCATAAAAACAGTTACATCTAATATAAATGATCCACAATATGCATTTTAACTCTACTGAGTGCAATATGGCATGCAACGTTTCACATGTTATATCTATTTGAGCCCAAATATATGCTTGCTACGTAGTTATATTTTCTCCTATGTAGGAAATATAAATCTATTATGGAACACTTTCCATACCGTAAAGATCATGCTCTCGCATTTCCGAGGGCCACATATCTAGCTAAATAATAAAGCATTCTTTATCAAAACAAAAGCCACCCATGATAAAATTCAAACATCATATTACATGCTCACCACAAAGGTCAGCACATAGCAGTAGACTCCTTGGGCtccttattttgcgaagccacaaAGGTGTGGTCGCATTCAAAGGGACTAAGGGAAgtcttgtgctctagttctatcgGCAGGCCATGTAGGGGGACTGGCAAGGGGGTCCTAACGAAGGTGTTCTCCTTGTAACAGAGCTTCCATCTGAACTGTCGCACAAGGTAGTGCATCGTCACCAATGTTTCGATTTTGGCAAACTCTATCCCGGGGCATATTCTGCGCCTGCCACCCCATGCAACGAAGGAGCATGGTGGCCTTGCCGATGACTGGCTCTCGAACCGGGATGGGTCGAACTTAGCCGGCTCGTGGAAGATACTCGGGTCCATTTGCGTCATGCTGGCTGCCCAAAGCACCTGAAGAGGTCATGAAAGCATGCATTAGCCTAGTCGATCGATCGCTGCAAAAGTGCAAATTGATGCTGCCTAGCTACTTTCAAGAAAAAAATACTAAATTGATGTGAACTCCGAACATGAGTATAAATTAGCAAGGACCTGCCATCCTTTTGGGATGCAGTAGCCGTGGAACTCAATGTCCTCGATTGCTACTCTGATGCTGCCGAAGACTGGAGGGATGATGCGAAGCGTCTCCTGTGCGACTCGCCATGTGAACTTCATCTTCGACAGGTCTTCCCATGCCAGAGCCTCCCCGTCAGCCTTGTTCTTTGCAATCTCTTCATGCTCTGTTTCACAAAACATAGACAACATGAGGTTTTCCGAAAACTCACAACATGCATGAGAAATGACTCTGACCTGTTTCTTTGCGTTTTATTGTCTGCAGTTTACATGAATATAATGAAACTTGGTGATATACATAAAGGCACGAAACTAAAAGCACCAGATCAACTTTTACACGTTCTAATATGCATGGTAGATTGGCAGTTCTTTTCAGTTTCACTGTACATCTAAAAGTTTACAGGATGGTGTGGTTTATTCATCGATCTGGGCACTTACCTTGCACCATAGCGGAGAGGGTAGCCGGATCATTGGCGAGCTGCCGGACCATGAAAGTCAGGAGCGTGGACGTCGTGTCATGGCCGGCAATCAAGGTGCCCACGCTGCTGTCGACGATCTCCTCATTGGTCAACAGCTGCTCGCCATGGTCGTCTGTAATGCTGAGCAGTTGGCTGATGAGGTCGTTGTTCGGCGAGGCCCCCAGCTTAGCCTTCTTCTCTCGCGTGATCCGGTGGAGCAGCCGTCGACACCTTCGCCCAGCCCTGAGGCTCCGGCCGAACGCCGTGAACGGCAGGTTCACCGGGATTGCAAGCATGCCGTGGAACATGCGCACCAATTCGTCCGAGAGGGCGTCCCGCACGGCGCCTGTCTCAAGGCCGAAGAGTAGAACACAGAAGATGTCGAACG contains:
- the LOC124697595 gene encoding taxane 13-alpha-hydroxylase-like; this encodes MDYLLTVVALLVTASSIYIHLLTRAKKPCPAKLPPGSLGLPVIGQTFGFVRAIHANSIDRWIRDRMNRYGPVSKALLFGTPTVLLAGPAANKFIFFSSLLPMLPRSVQRVVGEKNVVSHYGDNQARIRGALLRFLEPDMLKLYVGTIDAGVRRHLEENWSGGRTTVTVLPLMKRLTFDIFCVLLFGLETGAVRDALSDELVRMFHGMLAIPVNLPFTAFGRSLRAGRRCRRLLHRITREKKAKLGASPNNDLISQLLSITDDHGEQLLTNEEIVDSSVGTLIAGHDTTSTLLTFMVRQLANDPATLSAMVQEHEEIAKNKADGEALAWEDLSKMKFTWRVAQETLRIIPPVFGSIRVAIEDIEFHGYCIPKGWQVLWAASMTQMDPSIFHEPAKFDPSRFESQSSARPPCSFVAWGGRRRICPGIEFAKIETLVTMHYLVRQFRWKLCYKENTFVRTPLPVPLHGLPIELEHKTSLSPFECDHTFVASQNKEPKESTAMC